A single region of the Sulfitobacter geojensis genome encodes:
- a CDS encoding hydrogen peroxide-inducible genes activator produces the protein MTNFTIRQLRYFEALAQHRHFGRAAEACSISQPALSVQIKELEQNLGTQLVERSARQVQLTSFGEALLARVAAILRSVDELGDFARAAQGQLAGRFRLGVIPTIAPYLLPGLIGKLNQSHPALDLHVRETLTPRLVQEVLQGQLDTAIVALPVLEPALAEMALFEESFLLVRPRSDAAQPAPRGEDLRNMRLLLLEEGHCFRDQTLGFCNTPAATARDGLDGSSLSTLVQMVGAGIGVTMIPQMAVEVETRSANVSCTTFAGPQPGRTVGMIWRKSNPLAEAFSGVGEVVRSCAGRAQVRR, from the coding sequence ATGACAAACTTCACAATCAGACAGCTGCGCTATTTTGAAGCGCTCGCGCAGCACCGCCATTTCGGCCGCGCGGCGGAGGCCTGTTCGATTTCGCAACCAGCGTTATCCGTACAGATCAAGGAGTTGGAGCAAAACCTGGGGACGCAACTGGTTGAGCGGTCCGCGCGTCAGGTGCAACTGACCTCGTTTGGCGAAGCTTTGCTGGCGCGGGTCGCGGCGATTCTGCGGTCTGTCGACGAGCTGGGTGATTTCGCCCGCGCCGCACAAGGGCAGCTGGCGGGGCGCTTTCGTCTGGGGGTGATTCCGACAATCGCGCCTTATCTTCTGCCCGGTCTGATTGGCAAACTGAACCAGAGCCATCCGGCGCTTGATTTGCACGTGCGTGAAACCCTGACGCCGCGATTGGTGCAGGAAGTCCTGCAAGGCCAGTTGGATACGGCAATCGTGGCGCTACCGGTTCTTGAACCGGCTTTGGCGGAAATGGCCCTTTTCGAGGAGAGTTTCCTGCTGGTGCGGCCCCGTTCTGATGCAGCCCAACCGGCACCGCGCGGCGAAGACTTGCGCAACATGAGATTGTTATTGCTGGAAGAAGGCCATTGTTTTCGTGACCAGACACTGGGGTTTTGCAACACGCCAGCCGCAACGGCGCGCGACGGGCTGGACGGCAGCTCCTTGTCGACGCTGGTACAAATGGTCGGCGCAGGCATCGGGGTAACGATGATCCCGCAGATGGCGGTGGAGGTCGAAACCCGCTCGGCGAATGTCAGTTGCACGACCTTTGCGGGCCCTCAACCGGGGCGCACAGTCGGGATGATTTGGCGAAAATCCAACCCATTAGCCGAAGCATTTTCCGGTGTCGGTGAGGTCGTTCGATCTTGCGCAGGACGGGCACAAGTCAGGCGTTAA